A region of Moorena producens PAL-8-15-08-1 DNA encodes the following proteins:
- a CDS encoding tetratricopeptide repeat protein — MGLISWSAPVAGQALIPYTLKLDSEELEQQGLALAQEAIQLVRFQQYDLALPKAKLATQLAPNTYQTWFILGTLYVQSQELDQGIEALQKSYSLAPDEAGVLFTLGSAYFQKSDYRKAIAQLKAGLKLKPDVPEALFDLGNSYYMLNQYPEAIDAYNKAVDQDKSFWPAINNIGLVNYEQGDVESAIKQWEAAIGIDKEAAEPQLAIAVALYAQGDIEKALLMGEAAIRLDSRYANLEFLKENLWGKRLLSETKKFLENPRIQATIIQSQGLP, encoded by the coding sequence TGGGTTTGATCAGTTGGTCAGCACCAGTTGCTGGACAAGCACTCATTCCCTATACCCTAAAATTGGATTCAGAGGAACTTGAACAGCAGGGCTTAGCTCTGGCTCAGGAGGCCATTCAGTTAGTCCGCTTTCAACAATACGACCTGGCGCTGCCTAAGGCCAAGTTAGCTACTCAACTTGCCCCCAACACCTATCAAACCTGGTTTATCTTGGGAACCTTGTACGTACAGTCCCAGGAGTTGGATCAAGGCATTGAAGCCTTGCAAAAGTCTTACTCTCTGGCACCAGATGAAGCTGGGGTGCTGTTCACCTTGGGGTCAGCCTATTTCCAAAAAAGCGACTATAGAAAAGCGATCGCTCAGTTGAAAGCGGGATTAAAACTCAAACCCGATGTGCCAGAAGCGCTGTTTGACTTGGGTAATTCTTACTATATGCTCAATCAGTATCCTGAAGCAATCGATGCTTACAACAAAGCTGTTGACCAAGACAAAAGCTTTTGGCCAGCCATTAACAATATTGGGTTGGTCAACTATGAACAAGGGGATGTGGAGAGTGCCATTAAACAATGGGAAGCAGCCATAGGGATTGATAAAGAGGCGGCAGAACCTCAACTTGCGATCGCTGTGGCTCTGTATGCCCAAGGGGATATTGAAAAGGCACTATTAATGGGAGAAGCGGCAATCCGCCTAGATAGCCGCTATGCTAATTTAGAGTTTCTTAAAGAAAACCTGTGGGGTAAGCGCCTGCTTTCTGAAACCAAAAAGTTTCTGGAAAATCCCAGAATTCAAGCCACCATTATCCAGAGTCAAGGTCTACCCTAA
- a CDS encoding response regulator, giving the protein MKTVLIVEDDPINARVFSKILSKRGGLNVKHTEDVEEVMQIAQAGEADIILMDVSLAHSVYQGKSVDGIKITQMLKADAETSQLPIILVTAHAMEGDRENFLKQSGADDYISKPVVDHQKFVDQIMALLPQDN; this is encoded by the coding sequence ATGAAAACCGTTCTGATTGTCGAAGATGATCCGATTAATGCTCGTGTTTTTTCCAAGATTCTCAGTAAGCGGGGCGGTTTGAATGTAAAGCATACTGAAGATGTAGAAGAAGTAATGCAGATAGCCCAAGCTGGGGAGGCAGACATTATCTTGATGGATGTTTCCCTAGCTCATAGTGTTTATCAGGGTAAATCAGTAGACGGCATTAAGATTACCCAAATGCTTAAGGCTGATGCTGAAACGTCCCAACTGCCAATTATTCTGGTCACTGCTCATGCGATGGAAGGGGATCGAGAAAACTTTCTTAAGCAAAGTGGTGCTGATGACTACATCTCCAAACCTGTTGTTGACCATCAAAAGTTTGTTGATCAGATCATGGCTCTATTGCCCCAGGACAATTAA